The DNA segment TGAATTTTAATCTCTTCCAGTTTTCGACCCGTGTGTTGGGCAACACTAAGACCCGTTGAGGCTCCGCTGCGATTTGCCAACGAATCCTGTTTTTGTTGAAGGCGCTGATAGGGATGCGGAAGCGGTGGCGCTATGACCGAGGGCAACACGGCCGGCGCCAAGCGAACAGCATTTCGCCGACTTAAAACGGATGCTTCGAATTGGCGATTAGATGCGATTATTTTTTCAGCCATTCCCGTCGGAGAAACGAGGTCCATTGCGGGCGAAGGCGTCACGCCTGCAGAAAGTCGAATAGCTGGGACGCCAAGACTTGGATTGGGCTCAATTGCGGCCCACGGTTGATCACGCAAAGCTTCTTCAAGAGCTGCCACTGGCGGAGCTTCGCGATTCAGGCGAACCGCGATCCCTTCACTGAACATGCGCGGCTTTAATTCTTCTTCAGCGATGTAACGTTCGTAAAGCGAATGGATAGTTGTCGATTCAGGAAGCGAAAGCCAAACTCCAAAACCCGCAATTGCGATTGTTGATATCGCAATAGAGAGCGCGTTGCGCTCGATCTCATAGCTAATTTTAGAGCCGGTTTTTAAACCGGCATCAAGGCTGCTTGCTCGAACCACTTGTCGCTCATTCCTTGAGGAGGGTTCACGCGCGCTCACTTATCCATGTGATACATGCGGTCGTCTTTCGATGACTAAGCTAGGATATTCAAAATGCTCGAAAATCGTCAATGACGTTAAGATCAGCTGGACGATTATCCAAGGCGTCCTTGATTCGTTTGCGGACATCTTTCGTCAGCTTAGAGTCCTCTCCAAGCTTGTCGTATTTTTTCTTGGAACCCCTGGCTCGCTTTTCACGTGTGACGACCACATTGATCGTGTACGGGCGGCGCGATCCCAAAACTGTAATAACGGCTTTGCCGCGCTCTCGGGCTGTTTCCGAAGGTACATCGATGTCTTTCGCATCGAAGTACTCGCTGGTAATCTCCCGGCCGTTCATACTCTCTTTTTTTACGCCGCCAGGCATATTGTCCATGACGATTTTGCGAACCACGGTCAGTGGTAACATCACGTTTTTAATACCGTTTGAGGCACAGCCACCCAAAGAAATCGCCGCTAGCGAGATCGCCAAAATCAACGCGAGAGGTCTCGCGATGAGCGAGCCAAAATTCACTTAGGTACCTTCTCCGCATCTTTTAAGAACTGCTGAATACCCGCATCTGTCAGCGGGTGATTAACCAGCTGCTTAATCACTTTGAGTGGGCAAGTTACGATGTCAGCTCCAATTAAGCCGGCCTCCAGCACGTGAATAGGATGACGAATACTCGCGACCAGGATTTCAGTCTTGTAATTGTAGTTGTCGAAAATCGTCTTCATGTTGCTGATCAGGTCCATGCCGTTTGACGATACGTCGTCGAGACGACCGACAAATGGTGAAACCAGCGAAGCGCCCGCTTTTGCCACCATCAACGCTTGCAATGGAGAAAAGATGAGCGTGACATTCGTCTTGATTCCCTCAGCCGCAAATCTTCGAACCGCAACTAGACCTTCTTCGCACATCGGGATTTTTACGACAACGTTGTCAGCGATCTTCGCAAGCTGACGACCTTCTTCGTACATTTTATCAGCTGTAAGGCTGATGACTTCCGCAGAAACCGGGCCTTTCACAATGCGGCAAATATCCGCGATGCAGTCCGCGTTTGTTTTTCCAGTTTTAGCAACCAACGTCGGGTTGGTGGTAACTCCGTCGACCCAACCGCGTGCGTTGGCTTCTTCGATTTCTTTAATATCCGCTGTGTCGATGAAGAATTTCATCTGGTGCCTCTCGTATGGGTGAATGACCTTGGTCTAGCATCAGCCCAAGGTGTCTGCAAGACTGTAACTGCCGGCTGGTTTGCCAACGATCCAACGCGCTGCGCGACAGGCACCTCGAGCAAATACGGCACGATTTAGGGCCTGGTGCCCAAACGTTAGAACTTCTGAATCTGAAAACGCCAGGACCCGATGATCTCCGACTACACCGCCGCCCCGGAGGCTAACGATTTCACTCGCCCTTTTCCCGGTTCGCTTCAAAAGCTCATCGTCAATTAAAAGTGCGGTCCCACTTGGTCGGTCACGTTTGTGACGATGATGGGTTTCTTCGATCGACAAATCAAAGCCATCAACGCCCTTTAGCGCATCCAGTGCCTTCGCTAAAATTTGCACTCCAATACTCATGTTGGCCGAATATAAAACTGGAATGTCGCTACCCGCGTGAGACAAAGCATTTCGCTCGGCTTCGGACAACCCAGTAACGCCACTAACGAGTGGTATCTTTCGCCGTACACACACCTTGGTTACATCGACGGTCGCTACCGGTAGCGAAAAATCAATCACTACATCTACGAGCTGCCCCGCTTTTTCGAGGGCTAAGAAACACGCCTCAAGGCCGTCGGGCTCACGCCCCACGCCTCCGACAATATTCACCAGGCCAGAATCTTTAGCGACAGCTTCGATCTCAAGGCCCATGCGCCCAGATCGACCAACAACGATAACGTTAACGGGCTTCACGCCAAGCCGCCTTGTTTAAGAAGTTGGTCCACTTTCGCACGATATTTTTCATCAAGCTCTGTTAGCGGCAAGCGAAGTTCGGGGCTCGCAATGATCCCCATTTTATAAAGAGCATATTTAAGAGGAATTGGATTGGCCTCGACATAGAGCGCCTCATTGAGCGCTCCGAAGCGGGAGGCAAATTCGCGACTGCAAACTTCGCTCTCACCGTTGGTTGCTCGCTTCATCCAGTTAGAGAAGTCCTTCGGAATCAAATGTGAAATGACCGAGATCACGCCTTTTCCGCCAGCACCAGCGAGCATCAAACATGTGCCGTCGTCGCCGCTCGATAAAAGCAGGCTTGTCGTCGAGGCAATGGCTCGACCGAATTCGATATCGCCAGTTGCCTCTTTGATCGCCACGATTCCGTTAACCTTAGCGAGCTCTTGAATCGTCGCGAGCTCAAGCTTTGTGATTGTGCGACCCGGAACATTGTAAAGGATGATGGGTAGAGAGCTTTCGGTCGCGACTTTCGCGAAATGCTCAAAAAGTCCTCGCTGCGAGGGTTTGTTGTAATAAGGGACAACAACAAGTGCTCCCGCTGCCCCCCATTCTTTAGCCGCTTTGGTTGCGGCAACAGTTTCCGCCGTGCTGTTTGATCCCGTACCCATCACAAGCTTCAACGCACCTGAAGACTCGCTTCGAATAAAATCAAAAATCTGTTTTTTCTCGGCCATTGTAATCGTTGGACTCTCACCCGTCGTCCCGCTGACAACGATGCCTGTGACCCCACCGTCAATTTGACTGCGAACTAATTTTTTTAGCGATGTCCAGTCAACTTCTCCCTTAAAAAAGGGCGTGATCAAGGCCGTATAGACTCCCGAAAAATTTGGCGCGGACCTAGAAAAATCTGTCGTGGACACAAGTGACCTCCAAAAACTTAAAGCTCAATCGGGTGCGAAACTTCGAACACCGATTGCGCAGGTCCGACAAGCACCAAAGAATGTGGAAAATTCGGGGCAAGGACTTTCAAGAGTCCCCCGGGATTTCTTACTTGAATTCCTGCCGGCGGCCAATTGTTCGATGAGGCGACCGTCGCAGCCGCCAACACTCCGGTCCCGCAAGAAAGCGTGTAGTCTTCAACGCCTCGCTCGAAAGTGATCGCTTCGATAGAGTTCGCCGAAACGCGGCGGAAAAAGGTGACATTCGCTCCGGCGGGTCCAGCCTCAGTCGGCCATCGATACTGAATTGCAAAATTTCGATCCGACAATTTCATTACATCCTGGTCAACTTCCAAAACCGCGTGCGGCACGCCGGTATCTATAAGCACAGCTCCAGAGGGTAGGAGCTGCTGCTTGAGGGGTCGGTGAGTGTAGTTCACTTCGGCAGAATAAGACCCCTCTGTCAGTGCGTTCAGAATCACAGTTCCGAATTCTGTTTGCAGCTGGTGGGGGAATTTCGCTTTTGCTTTTTGCAACCACGCCGCCGCCGCCCGCGCTGCATTTCCACACATAGCCGCGCGTGATCCATCGCTATTATAGAAATACCACTTCGTCATAGATTCGCTCTGTGGCTGCATGACAACGAGACCATCTGCGCCAATTCCAAAGTGGCGATCGCAGACTTTCACGATTTCTTCTCGCGTCAGTCTTGAGGTAATTCCCGCGACAGATTCCACGAACAGAAAATCGTTACCCGCTGCAACCAGCTTCGTCATGATTTTCAAATTCGGCGCAACAGCCGACATCAGCGACCGCGCCCGTCTGGGGTTAAGGTTGGGGTAGGTGTTGGAATGATTGTCGGCCGTGCTTGCTCGGCCGTTCGTTTGTAAGTCGGCGCGCCTCGTCCAATGTGTGCAGGCTCAAGCGGCGGAAGAGGCTTGCCCTTTACGCCGCAGCTTGCGCTGATTCCCGCGCAGACGCTGACGGCCAGAACAAAGATAATTTGGTTTCGCGTGTTCATGATCCTGATTTCTCGCTCGATTTCAGATCGGACTCAACCGATTCCGTTGCTAAACAAAGTTCGGGGTGGACAGAGTATATTTTTCGACGCCGTGGAGTCATCTCGTGGCAAATTCGAAGGTAGTTTCTGGCAGCATTCCGATCACGCACCGCGGCCGTCGAAATCTTGCCCGACGTCTTCGATTCCTGCTCCTCAGATGTTTTCCATTTCCAATACCAAACCTCAGGGTCTTCAGGCGCCTGTGATTCCCACGCGACAGTTGCGGCCCGCGCTCCCTTTGCGTCCTTTCGACGCCAGAGATCCTTTACCACGAGAAGCCGGATCGCCGAATCGAGCCCTCCCCAGTCGATAGGATAATCGCTAGACACGATTTTCAATGGCGGAAGATTTGGTTGGTCGTTGATAAGACAAGACTGCACCTGAAGCCGAATCAATCGGACCTCGAGGCTTGGCGCGAAAATCCTCTCCGCTTCTTTCGCAAAGGATTCTGCGCGACTACAGTCAAGAGCCCTTAAAGCGGCCCTTGCGCCAAGAAGAACAACTGATAAGTTTCCAACTTCAAGAGGCATCACCGCCTGGAGTAGATCCACTGCCTCCTTTGGCCGCGACAGCCACAAAGATTCGGCCAGAGCATGTTGATTTTGCGCCTTATCCGAAAGAAACACGGTCGCGATTTCTTCCCAACTCCGCAATAGTTCTGCCCGGGTGGCCCCTTTCCCTGAATTCGGCGCCACGGGCTTTTTTTCAATTTTTGATTGGAGGTCGATCTCGGTGGACAAGGTCGTATATGCCGCGGCGAGAGTTCTAACTGCCTCCATACGCCGACCCGCGAGAACTAGCTCTTTTGCTTTTTCAGTCGCCGCCTTTGCATCCGTTTTTAAGGAAGATTTCACGGCCTGCGCCGAAGCATACGGTCCGCACAAACCTAGGCTTGTGACTGCCGCAATAAAAAAGGCTCGCGCGCAGCAAGCCTTATATGAAGAGTCAAAATAAGGTGTCTTCGTCATCGACGTAGTTTTACCTAAGTCGCACGAAAAAACACCTGGCGATTTTTACGGAGCAAATGATTTTGCTGTAAGCTCTTGTGTGATTTTGCCAAGCTGGCTGTCAGCAATTGCTTTTACCATGCCGTTGATTGGAACTTCTTGCGGATTGATCCATGCCTCTTGGATTTGACCGTTCGACTTGTCCTTAATTTTTGCGTAGATCGCATCGAAGGTTCCGGCCGGGACAGTAACGCTAGCTTCTTTTGTTTCAACGATTTCGATGTTTGAAGTGTCTGGCAACGATTGCTCTTGGCCATTAGCCAAAAGTTTTTTTACTTGGCCCGTCGCTTTGTCGAAAAGGATTTCGACCTTTTGTTTTCCGAGGAATCCCATGTCCATGTCCTGCTGAACCCAGATTTCAGACCCGTTGTCTTCGCGAACAAATGATTTCACAGACCCATTTAAAATGCCGCCGGCCATCTTGTAATCTGCTTTGTCGCCAACTTTCCACTTAAGAGCTGTGGCCGAAACTTGCGATTGAATTACCGCTGATTGAATTACCGGCTGAGCCGACGCAACTGCGAGCTCTTGAGCGTGTTCAGCTGCATGAGCGCAGTTATTACCTGCAGAAGCGGAAGTGGAAATGAATAGCGCCGCAAGTGCCATGAATAAAGACTTAAGCATAAGATCCTCCTTGATGTGGGCCTGATCATCCCACCGACGTCGGTCGAGTCAACGGGTGAGGGGCTAAGGTCCTTAGAAGCGGGCGTGCGTTAGGACTTTGTGCCAGGAATCCACAGTCGCGGAAGCGCTGTGAGAACGGTGGCTACTATGGTTCTGGCATCGGCTGAATCAAAACCTGGCGAGGTTTCGATCCATTGGATGGACCAACAACTCCTTGATTTTCAAACTGATCAATCAATCGACTTGCCCGAGGATAGCCGAGACCAAATTTTCGCTGAATCAGCGAGGCACTGACCGTCTTTTGACCGGATACCCAGGCCAAAATGTGATCGTACATATCATCACTACTTGGCTCGTCACCGAATTCGCCAGCGGCAAAAGCGCCTGTGCCGCCATTAAAGGCTCCACCCTCGCCTTCTGCTGACCCGCCTTCAAGTGCGCGCATCGCAAGTTCGTCGTACTGCGGTTCGGCCTGATCCGACCAGCTCTTGACGACTTTTTCGATCTCTTCGTTTGTTAACCAAGGCGCGTGATGCCGCTGCGGTTTTGAAACTCCTGGCGAAAGAAACAACATATCCCCGCGTCCCAGAAGTCGTTCGGCACCCTTTTCGTCGAGAATGATTTTTGAATCCAAAAAGCCTGGGACCTTAAAACTGACTCGGCCAGGAATATTGGTTTTAATTCGACCCGTAACGATTTCTTTTCGCGGAGTCTGCATCGCTAAGATCAAATGCATTCCCGCCGCACGCGCCATTTGCGTTAGCCGCACAACACCCTCTTCGACATGTTGTTTGTCGGTCATCATCAAGTCACCGAACTCTTCAATGACGTAGACGATAAATGGCTGAAGCGTGTAGTAGTACATCTCGTTTTTGCGGTTCTGAATTTCGAGATCTGTGTTGATTTGCGCATGCTC comes from the Deltaproteobacteria bacterium genome and includes:
- a CDS encoding 4-hydroxy-tetrahydrodipicolinate reductase, whose amino-acid sequence is MKPVNVIVVGRSGRMGLEIEAVAKDSGLVNIVGGVGREPDGLEACFLALEKAGQLVDVVIDFSLPVATVDVTKVCVRRKIPLVSGVTGLSEAERNALSHAGSDIPVLYSANMSIGVQILAKALDALKGVDGFDLSIEETHHRHKRDRPSGTALLIDDELLKRTGKRASEIVSLRGGGVVGDHRVLAFSDSEVLTFGHQALNRAVFARGACRAARWIVGKPAGSYSLADTLG
- a CDS encoding 4-hydroxy-tetrahydrodipicolinate synthase yields the protein MSTTDFSRSAPNFSGVYTALITPFFKGEVDWTSLKKLVRSQIDGGVTGIVVSGTTGESPTITMAEKKQIFDFIRSESSGALKLVMGTGSNSTAETVAATKAAKEWGAAGALVVVPYYNKPSQRGLFEHFAKVATESSLPIILYNVPGRTITKLELATIQELAKVNGIVAIKEATGDIEFGRAIASTTSLLLSSGDDGTCLMLAGAGGKGVISVISHLIPKDFSNWMKRATNGESEVCSREFASRFGALNEALYVEANPIPLKYALYKMGIIASPELRLPLTELDEKYRAKVDQLLKQGGLA
- the fsa gene encoding fructose-6-phosphate aldolase, coding for MKFFIDTADIKEIEEANARGWVDGVTTNPTLVAKTGKTNADCIADICRIVKGPVSAEVISLTADKMYEEGRQLAKIADNVVVKIPMCEEGLVAVRRFAAEGIKTNVTLIFSPLQALMVAKAGASLVSPFVGRLDDVSSNGMDLISNMKTIFDNYNYKTEILVASIRHPIHVLEAGLIGADIVTCPLKVIKQLVNHPLTDAGIQQFLKDAEKVPK
- the dapF gene encoding diaminopimelate epimerase, with the protein product MSAVAPNLKIMTKLVAAGNDFLFVESVAGITSRLTREEIVKVCDRHFGIGADGLVVMQPQSESMTKWYFYNSDGSRAAMCGNAARAAAAWLQKAKAKFPHQLQTEFGTVILNALTEGSYSAEVNYTHRPLKQQLLPSGAVLIDTGVPHAVLEVDQDVMKLSDRNFAIQYRWPTEAGPAGANVTFFRRVSANSIEAITFERGVEDYTLSCGTGVLAAATVASSNNWPPAGIQVRNPGGLLKVLAPNFPHSLVLVGPAQSVFEVSHPIEL